One stretch of Bordetella avium DNA includes these proteins:
- a CDS encoding branched-chain amino acid ABC transporter permease, which yields MGKDLLTIALFGAALVAATALTESGVALTFVMMSLYAALLSQAWNILGGYGGQLSFGHALFFGVGAYAQALAQLNLGINPWLALPMAIALGALVGLAVGGLTFRYGLKGSYFALVTLAFAEVFRILALSVSFTGGGAGLMLPLQEGVANMQFGSRRGYIYLLLGFVLLALLVTAWLRHSRFGAYLQAVRDNEDAARAIGVNPLRVKLGGIALSAAFMSAAGAFYVQVFQYIDPGIAFGTAVSVEALVGAIVGGLGTLWGPLLGAVTLHALSDLTRNLFGELPGISMVIYGVVLIVIVMFLPRGITGSGQALSRLFNAKERTRV from the coding sequence ATGGGCAAGGATTTGTTGACTATCGCGCTGTTCGGCGCGGCGCTGGTGGCCGCCACCGCGTTGACGGAGTCGGGCGTGGCTCTGACCTTCGTGATGATGTCGCTGTACGCGGCCCTGCTATCGCAGGCCTGGAACATTCTGGGCGGCTATGGCGGGCAGCTGTCGTTTGGCCACGCCTTGTTTTTCGGCGTGGGCGCCTATGCCCAGGCGCTGGCGCAGTTGAACCTGGGCATCAATCCCTGGCTGGCGCTGCCCATGGCTATCGCGCTGGGCGCGCTGGTCGGGCTGGCGGTGGGGGGGCTGACGTTCCGCTATGGCCTGAAGGGTTCCTACTTCGCGCTGGTGACGCTGGCTTTCGCCGAGGTGTTCCGCATCCTGGCGCTGTCGGTGTCGTTCACCGGGGGCGGCGCGGGCCTGATGTTGCCGTTGCAAGAGGGCGTGGCGAATATGCAGTTCGGTTCGCGCCGCGGCTACATCTACCTGTTGTTGGGCTTCGTGCTGCTGGCGCTGCTGGTCACGGCCTGGCTGCGCCATTCGCGCTTCGGCGCCTATCTGCAGGCGGTGCGCGACAACGAGGACGCGGCGCGCGCCATCGGCGTGAATCCGCTGCGGGTCAAGCTTGGCGGCATCGCGCTGTCGGCGGCCTTCATGAGCGCGGCGGGCGCCTTCTATGTGCAGGTGTTCCAGTACATCGATCCGGGCATCGCCTTCGGTACCGCGGTGTCGGTGGAAGCCCTGGTGGGCGCCATCGTCGGCGGGCTGGGCACCTTGTGGGGACCGCTGCTGGGGGCGGTCACCTTGCATGCGCTGAGCGACCTGACGCGCAACCTGTTCGGCGAATTGCCGGGCATCAGCATGGTCATCTACGGCGTGGTGCTGATCGTGATCGTGATGTTCCTGCCTCGCGGCATCACCGGCAGCGGACAGGCGCTGAGCCGTTTGTTCAACGCCAAGGAGCGCACCCGTGTCTGA
- a CDS encoding branched-chain amino acid ABC transporter permease: protein MLDPAILFSSVLNGLTTGAVYALIALGLTLIYGVLHIINFAQGAALMVALYAVYLLKDRLNIDPYAALPLVVAGMFALGYALQRYVINRASHGKDENILLVTLGLAIVMENLALVWFKSDTRTIETAYTLSTVEIGPAMIALPKIIAFCGALAVAAVLFWIIRSTDLGRAIRAVSKEKQGAKLMGIDVEKVYALSFGIGMACLGAAACFLLPAYYVNPQVGSGFVLVAFTIVVLGGMGSFVGALVGGLLIGVVESIGGLFLGDSLGQMGIFAIFIAVLLFRPQGLFGARG from the coding sequence GTGCTCGATCCCGCCATCCTCTTTTCCTCGGTGCTCAACGGCCTGACCACGGGCGCGGTGTACGCGCTGATCGCCCTGGGCCTGACCTTGATCTACGGCGTGCTGCACATCATCAATTTCGCTCAGGGCGCGGCCTTGATGGTGGCGCTGTACGCCGTGTACCTGCTCAAGGACCGCCTGAACATCGATCCCTATGCCGCCTTGCCGCTGGTGGTGGCGGGCATGTTCGCGCTGGGCTACGCCTTGCAGCGTTATGTGATTAACCGCGCCAGCCACGGCAAGGACGAGAACATCCTGCTGGTGACGCTGGGCCTGGCCATCGTGATGGAGAACTTGGCGCTGGTGTGGTTCAAGTCGGATACGCGCACCATCGAGACTGCCTACACGCTGTCGACGGTAGAGATCGGGCCGGCCATGATCGCCTTGCCCAAGATTATCGCCTTTTGCGGCGCGCTGGCGGTGGCAGCGGTGCTGTTCTGGATTATCCGCAGCACGGATCTGGGCCGCGCGATCCGCGCCGTGTCCAAGGAAAAACAGGGCGCCAAGCTCATGGGCATCGACGTGGAAAAGGTCTATGCGCTGTCGTTCGGCATAGGCATGGCCTGCCTGGGCGCGGCGGCCTGCTTCCTGCTGCCGGCCTATTACGTAAATCCGCAGGTGGGTAGCGGTTTCGTGCTGGTGGCTTTCACCATCGTGGTGCTGGGCGGCATGGGCAGCTTCGTGGGCGCGTTGGTCGGCGGCTTGCTGATCGGGGTGGTGGAGTCCATCGGGGGCCTGTTCCTGGGCGACTCGCTGGGCCAGATGGGCATTTTCGCGATCTTTATCGCGGTGCTGCTGTTTCGCCCGCAGGGGCTGTTCGGGGCGAGGGGCTGA
- a CDS encoding ABC transporter substrate-binding protein, with the protein MNSRRTFLYQSAAAAALVSAPWVVRAQSAKPVKIGVLHPVTGALAYSGQQCRLGALLAIEDINKAGGIKSLGGAPLEAVLGDAQSRPEAGSAEVEKMNEAGVSAIVGAYASAICLATTQTAAKYNLPHVVDVGVADQIVERGLKNTFRFGPGYRASSERAITDLAALNDAAGRPAKTVMIVHEDSLFGTGTAALLSKSLPQHGFEVKDVVKHPNPTRDFNNIVLRMKSLNPDIVIPANYYNEYALLLRAMRQQKVQPKAIYSVLGGAASSYKFLKEFPDIANGIIDCNHWFNPKDARVAPLKARVEEKGAYFSYEVFMTYTAMMLLADALERAKSADRAAITEALASSTFADHIMPYGPTKFVDGQNTGAQPLLTQVIGGDIKVVIPADYRQADAIFPLKA; encoded by the coding sequence ATGAATTCGCGCCGCACCTTCCTCTATCAATCCGCCGCCGCTGCCGCCTTAGTTTCGGCGCCTTGGGTGGTCCGCGCCCAGAGCGCCAAGCCCGTCAAGATCGGGGTCCTGCACCCGGTGACGGGAGCGCTGGCCTATTCGGGCCAGCAATGTCGCCTTGGCGCACTATTGGCGATCGAGGATATCAACAAGGCCGGCGGTATCAAGTCGCTGGGCGGCGCGCCGCTGGAAGCGGTGCTGGGCGATGCGCAATCGCGGCCCGAGGCGGGCTCGGCCGAGGTCGAGAAGATGAACGAGGCGGGCGTGTCGGCCATCGTCGGCGCCTACGCCTCGGCGATCTGTCTGGCCACGACGCAGACCGCGGCCAAGTACAACCTGCCGCATGTGGTGGACGTGGGCGTGGCCGACCAGATCGTCGAGCGTGGCCTGAAGAACACCTTCCGTTTCGGCCCGGGCTACCGCGCTTCTAGCGAACGCGCCATCACCGACCTGGCGGCGCTGAACGACGCTGCGGGCAGGCCCGCCAAGACCGTGATGATCGTGCATGAGGATTCGCTGTTCGGCACTGGCACCGCGGCGCTGCTGTCGAAGTCGCTGCCGCAGCACGGCTTCGAGGTCAAGGACGTGGTCAAGCACCCGAATCCGACCCGCGATTTCAACAACATCGTGCTGCGCATGAAGTCTCTCAATCCGGATATCGTGATTCCGGCCAATTACTACAACGAATACGCCTTGTTGTTGCGTGCCATGAGGCAGCAGAAGGTGCAGCCCAAGGCAATCTACTCGGTGCTGGGCGGCGCGGCCTCCAGCTATAAATTCCTTAAAGAATTCCCCGATATCGCCAACGGCATCATCGATTGCAACCACTGGTTCAATCCCAAGGATGCGCGCGTGGCGCCGCTGAAGGCGCGCGTCGAGGAGAAGGGCGCCTACTTCAGCTACGAGGTCTTCATGACCTATACCGCGATGATGCTGTTGGCCGACGCGCTGGAACGCGCCAAGTCCGCCGACCGCGCCGCCATCACCGAGGCTCTGGCGTCCAGCACCTTCGCGGACCACATCATGCCCTATGGCCCGACCAAGTTTGTGGACGGCCAGAACACCGGCGCGCAGCCCTTGCTGACGCAGGTGATCGGCGGCGACATCAAGGTCGTCATCCCGGCAGACTACCGCCAGGCCGACGCCATCTTTCCGCTAAAGGCCTGA
- a CDS encoding GntR family transcriptional regulator, with product MGTSLPLPKYHQIYLVLREQVQEGRFDQDGVPGEHALADQFEVARITIRKAMEMLVADGLVSRRPGLGTWPLRAAANPASAPKAGPPQKANLTGLLENIVNMGLRTSAQVLDSTLVSAPPLVAEALHLAPGASVHKSLRVRSTEAGPLSHITTYVPQAVADFTREDLEREPLLMLLEAAGVEFGAATQTISARLADAQVARHLDVAVGSALLAVTRIVCDVNERPVQLLQGLYRPDRYQYQLLLSRVGSIDAKVWVSEELSAQFH from the coding sequence ATGGGAACCTCACTACCGCTACCGAAGTATCACCAGATCTACCTCGTCCTGCGCGAACAGGTGCAGGAGGGGCGTTTCGATCAGGACGGCGTGCCGGGGGAACATGCGCTGGCCGACCAGTTCGAAGTCGCCCGCATCACCATCCGCAAGGCGATGGAGATGCTCGTGGCCGATGGCCTGGTGTCGCGCCGGCCCGGTCTGGGCACTTGGCCGCTGCGCGCGGCGGCGAATCCCGCCAGCGCGCCCAAGGCCGGCCCGCCGCAAAAGGCCAATCTGACCGGCCTGCTCGAAAACATCGTCAACATGGGCCTGCGCACGTCGGCGCAGGTGCTGGACAGCACGCTGGTGTCGGCGCCGCCCCTGGTAGCCGAAGCGCTGCATCTTGCGCCGGGCGCGTCGGTGCACAAGAGCCTGCGGGTACGCAGCACCGAGGCGGGCCCCTTGTCTCATATCACGACTTATGTGCCGCAGGCCGTGGCCGACTTCACCCGCGAGGACCTGGAGCGCGAACCCCTGCTGATGCTGCTGGAGGCGGCCGGCGTGGAGTTCGGCGCCGCCACGCAGACCATATCGGCGCGGCTGGCCGACGCGCAGGTGGCGCGTCACCTGGACGTGGCCGTGGGTTCCGCGCTGCTGGCCGTGACGCGCATCGTGTGCGATGTGAACGAACGGCCCGTGCAACTTCTGCAAGGCCTGTACCGGCCGGATCGCTATCAGTACCAATTGCTGCTTTCACGCGTCGGCAGCATCGACGCCAAGGTCTGGGTCAGCGAAGAGCTATCCGCCCAGTTCCATTGA
- a CDS encoding BrnT family toxin: MEDARQGYSEVRYQTLGKVDERLYMLVFTVHAEAIRVIRLRKANSRKVARYEKTQS, encoded by the coding sequence ATTGAAGATGCCCGCCAGGGCTACAGCGAAGTTCGCTACCAAACCCTGGGCAAGGTTGACGAACGGCTTTACATGCTTGTATTTACCGTGCACGCCGAAGCCATCCGCGTTATCCGCCTGCGTAAGGCCAACAGCCGAAAGGTAGCCCGCTATGAAAAAACCCAATCCTGA
- a CDS encoding BrnA antitoxin family protein: protein MKKPNPEMIDKDSPEWGEAELARAKPASEVLPTALQAKLGLRRRGPQKSPTKQAVTIRLSPEVLDTFKASGAGWQTRIDAALKDWLKTHRPA from the coding sequence ATGAAAAAACCCAATCCTGAAATGATCGACAAGGACAGCCCCGAATGGGGCGAGGCGGAACTCGCCCGCGCCAAGCCCGCATCCGAGGTGTTGCCTACCGCGCTTCAAGCAAAGCTCGGCCTGCGCCGCCGTGGGCCGCAAAAGTCCCCGACCAAACAGGCTGTCACTATCCGGCTCTCGCCCGAAGTGCTGGATACCTTCAAGGCATCCGGGGCGGGCTGGCAGACTCGTATTGATGCGGCGCTAAAGGACTGGCTCAAAACGCACCGGCCCGCTTAA
- the pstB gene encoding phosphate ABC transporter ATP-binding protein PstB: MENTAQAVKSKIEVKNLNFYYGKFHAIRNVNMSIRENKVTAFIGPSGCGKSTLLRTFNRMFELYPGQRAEGEILLDGENLLTSKTDISLIRAKVGMVFQKPTPFPMSIYDNIAFGVRLFERLSKGEMDERVEWALSKAALWNEVKDKIHQSGNSLSGGQQQRLCIARGVAIKPEVLLLDEPCSALDPISTAKIEELIAELKHEYTVVIVTHNMQQAARCSDYTAYMYLGELMEFGATDQIFVKPARKETEDYITGRFG; the protein is encoded by the coding sequence ATGGAAAACACCGCACAAGCCGTCAAGTCCAAGATCGAGGTCAAGAACCTCAACTTCTACTACGGCAAATTCCACGCGATCCGCAACGTCAATATGTCGATCCGCGAGAACAAGGTCACCGCCTTTATCGGCCCTTCGGGTTGCGGCAAGTCCACGCTGCTGCGCACCTTCAATCGCATGTTCGAGCTTTACCCCGGCCAGCGTGCCGAGGGCGAAATCCTTTTGGACGGCGAGAACCTGCTCACTTCCAAGACCGATATTTCCCTGATCCGGGCCAAGGTCGGCATGGTTTTTCAAAAGCCCACCCCCTTTCCGATGAGCATCTACGACAACATCGCCTTCGGCGTACGTCTGTTCGAGCGACTCTCCAAGGGGGAAATGGACGAGCGCGTGGAATGGGCGCTCTCCAAGGCTGCGCTGTGGAACGAGGTCAAAGACAAAATCCATCAAAGCGGCAACAGCCTGTCGGGCGGCCAGCAACAGCGCCTCTGCATTGCACGCGGCGTGGCCATCAAGCCTGAAGTGCTGCTGCTCGACGAGCCCTGTTCCGCCCTGGACCCCATTTCCACGGCCAAGATCGAAGAGCTGATCGCCGAGCTCAAGCATGAATACACCGTCGTTATCGTGACCCACAACATGCAACAGGCCGCCCGCTGCTCCGATTACACGGCCTATATGTATTTGGGTGAGCTGATGGAATTCGGCGCCACCGACCAGATTTTCGTCAAACCGGCCCGCAAGGAAACCGAGGACTACATCACTGGCCGTTTCGGCTGA
- the pstA gene encoding phosphate ABC transporter permease PstA: MAQSALNMQNGVYRRRRIVNRCMLTVSLGALLFGLFWLFWIILTLLVKGAPALSYTLFTEITPPPGQGGGLINAIVGSLLMAGVGTLIGTPIGILAGTYLAEYGQRGWLAPATRFLNDVLLSAPSIIIGLFIYAVYVAQVGHYSGWAGALALSILVIPVVVRTTDNMLLLVPNSLREATAALGCPKWRMITMVCYRAARTGIITGVLLAIARISGETAPLLFTALSNQFMSWNMNAPMANLPVVIYQYAASPFKDWNNLAWAGATLITLLVLGINIIARNMFRKS, translated from the coding sequence ATGGCTCAATCCGCACTCAATATGCAAAACGGCGTGTATCGCCGCCGCCGCATCGTCAACCGCTGCATGCTCACCGTCTCCCTGGGAGCCCTGCTGTTTGGTCTGTTCTGGCTGTTCTGGATCATCCTGACGCTGTTGGTGAAAGGCGCGCCTGCGCTGTCGTACACGCTGTTTACGGAAATCACCCCTCCCCCGGGGCAGGGCGGCGGCCTGATCAACGCCATTGTCGGCAGCCTGCTGATGGCTGGCGTAGGCACCCTGATCGGCACGCCGATCGGAATTCTGGCAGGCACCTACCTGGCGGAGTACGGCCAGCGCGGTTGGCTGGCGCCCGCCACGCGCTTTCTGAACGACGTGTTGCTGTCGGCGCCGTCCATCATCATCGGCTTGTTCATCTACGCCGTGTATGTGGCGCAGGTGGGGCATTACTCCGGCTGGGCCGGCGCCCTGGCGCTGTCCATCCTGGTGATCCCGGTGGTGGTTCGCACGACCGACAACATGCTGCTGCTCGTCCCCAACAGCCTGCGCGAAGCGACCGCCGCGCTCGGCTGCCCCAAGTGGCGCATGATCACCATGGTCTGCTATCGCGCCGCCCGCACTGGCATCATCACCGGCGTGTTGCTGGCCATTGCCCGCATCTCCGGTGAAACCGCGCCGCTGCTGTTCACGGCGCTATCCAACCAATTCATGTCATGGAATATGAACGCGCCCATGGCCAACCTGCCGGTCGTTATTTATCAGTACGCCGCTAGCCCCTTCAAGGACTGGAACAACCTGGCCTGGGCAGGCGCCACGCTGATCACCCTGCTGGTGCTGGGGATCAACATCATTGCCCGCAATATGTTCCGCAAGTCGTAA
- the pstC gene encoding phosphate ABC transporter permease subunit PstC, producing the protein MSAVMDNSVPLPTGKADTTTGTPSPMKQNRNALMDALFKNLTRLFAFLVFILLAAILASLVYGSRESLAKYGLSFLWLNDWDPVQQSYGAVVPIIGTLLTSFIALAIAIPVSFGIAVFLTELAPAWLRRPLGTAIEMLAAIPSIIYGMWGLFVFVPVFQQYVQPLMIATLGSIPVVGSLFAGPPFGIGIFTAGLILSIMIIPFIAAVMRDVFELVPPMLKESAYGLGSTTWEVMWRVVLPFTKSGVIGGVMLGLGRALGETMAVTFVIGNAFRWSGSLFSPGNSIASALANEFNEAGGIQKAALLELGLILFLITTVVLALSKVLLARLSASEGLKT; encoded by the coding sequence ATGAGCGCGGTAATGGATAATAGTGTGCCGCTGCCAACCGGCAAGGCGGACACAACCACCGGCACGCCTTCGCCTATGAAGCAAAACCGTAATGCGCTAATGGATGCGCTTTTCAAGAACCTGACTCGCCTGTTCGCCTTCTTGGTGTTTATCCTGTTGGCGGCGATTCTGGCTTCTCTCGTCTATGGCAGCCGTGAATCGCTGGCCAAATACGGCCTGTCTTTTTTGTGGCTCAATGATTGGGACCCGGTCCAGCAAAGCTATGGCGCAGTCGTGCCCATCATCGGCACCCTGCTGACCTCGTTTATCGCGCTGGCCATCGCCATTCCGGTGTCCTTCGGCATTGCGGTATTCCTGACCGAACTTGCCCCTGCCTGGCTGCGCCGTCCTTTGGGCACGGCCATTGAAATGCTGGCGGCCATCCCGTCCATTATTTATGGCATGTGGGGCCTGTTTGTCTTCGTGCCCGTGTTCCAGCAATACGTGCAACCCCTGATGATCGCCACACTGGGCAGCATCCCCGTGGTCGGCAGCCTGTTCGCGGGCCCGCCCTTCGGCATCGGCATTTTCACCGCAGGCCTGATCCTGTCCATCATGATCATCCCCTTTATTGCGGCGGTGATGCGCGATGTGTTCGAACTCGTGCCGCCCATGCTCAAAGAGTCCGCCTATGGACTGGGCAGCACAACCTGGGAAGTGATGTGGCGAGTCGTGCTGCCGTTTACCAAATCGGGCGTGATCGGCGGCGTCATGCTTGGCCTGGGCCGTGCCTTGGGTGAAACCATGGCGGTCACCTTTGTGATCGGTAATGCCTTTCGCTGGTCGGGTTCTTTGTTCTCGCCGGGCAACTCCATCGCCTCGGCCCTGGCCAACGAATTCAACGAAGCAGGCGGCATCCAGAAGGCCGCCTTGCTGGAGTTGGGCCTGATCCTGTTCCTCATCACCACGGTTGTGCTTGCGCTGTCCAAGGTGTTGCTGGCTCGCCTCTCGGCCTCGGAAGGCCTCAAGACCTGA
- the pstS gene encoding phosphate ABC transporter substrate-binding protein PstS, with amino-acid sequence MFKRVFKQVSMGVALSAAVFAVHAADITGAGASFPYPIYAKWASDYKAATGNSVNYQSIGSGGGQQQIKAKTVDFGASDDPLKAEDLEQNGLLQFPAVIGGTVAVVNLDGVAPGQLKLSGKVLADIFQGKITKWDDAAIKALNPDVKLPSADIVVVHRSDGSGTTFGWTNYLSKVSPDWKSAVGEGKAVKWPVGQGGKGNEGVAAYVGQLKNSIGYVEYAYAKQNKLAWTQLQNKAGKFVQPEQKAFAAAAANADWKSAPGMGVVLTDEPGADSWPVTAATFILVHKVQDKPGQGKGVLEFFDWAFKNGAKSAEALDYVPLPEAVTNEIRSAWKTVKSTDGKAVY; translated from the coding sequence ATGTTCAAACGTGTCTTCAAGCAAGTTTCGATGGGCGTGGCCCTGAGCGCCGCTGTTTTTGCCGTTCATGCCGCCGACATCACTGGCGCAGGCGCCTCCTTCCCCTACCCGATCTATGCCAAGTGGGCCTCCGACTACAAGGCTGCCACCGGCAACAGCGTGAACTACCAATCGATCGGCTCGGGCGGCGGCCAGCAACAGATCAAGGCCAAGACGGTCGATTTTGGCGCTTCGGACGATCCTTTGAAGGCTGAAGACCTTGAGCAAAACGGTTTGCTGCAATTTCCGGCCGTGATCGGCGGCACCGTCGCGGTCGTGAACCTCGACGGTGTGGCCCCTGGCCAACTGAAGTTGTCGGGCAAGGTTTTGGCCGACATCTTCCAGGGCAAGATCACCAAATGGGATGATGCCGCCATCAAGGCGCTGAACCCCGATGTCAAGCTGCCCTCGGCCGACATTGTTGTCGTGCACCGTTCGGACGGTTCGGGTACCACCTTTGGCTGGACCAACTATCTGTCCAAGGTCTCGCCCGACTGGAAGAGCGCCGTGGGAGAGGGCAAGGCCGTCAAGTGGCCCGTCGGTCAAGGCGGCAAGGGTAATGAAGGCGTTGCCGCCTACGTTGGCCAGTTGAAGAACTCGATCGGCTATGTTGAATATGCCTACGCCAAGCAGAACAAGCTGGCCTGGACCCAGTTGCAGAACAAGGCGGGCAAGTTTGTTCAGCCTGAGCAGAAGGCCTTTGCCGCCGCCGCTGCCAATGCCGACTGGAAGAGCGCGCCTGGCATGGGCGTGGTGCTGACCGACGAGCCGGGCGCCGATTCCTGGCCTGTGACCGCCGCCACCTTCATTCTGGTGCACAAGGTTCAGGATAAGCCTGGCCAAGGCAAGGGCGTGCTGGAATTCTTCGACTGGGCCTTCAAGAATGGCGCCAAGTCGGCTGAAGCCCTGGACTACGTGCCGCTGCCGGAAGCCGTCACCAACGAAATCCGTAGCGCCTGGAAGACGGTCAAGAGCACTGACGGCAAGGCGGTTTACTAA